The following coding sequences are from one Triticum dicoccoides isolate Atlit2015 ecotype Zavitan chromosome 4A, WEW_v2.0, whole genome shotgun sequence window:
- the LOC119289628 gene encoding uncharacterized protein LOC119289628, with amino-acid sequence MRQALPPPSNRGASHLMASPARPASVSGPFALAPDLARCSFDHTLRREVQKCVQVLQDKQELAETQNELAKLQIVYEDPAQKSEGTAPSVFMARENDGSFPGAKHELAIVLLHQSSQRSPAGHRPKSPDLARCSFDHTLRRVLWILWLNIELELLNTEHGQHWIQVWEADQVLCSCTCLVASPAQWCFLR; translated from the exons ATGCGCCAAGCGCTGCCACCACCATCAAATCGCGGAGCATCGCATCTGATGGCGTCCCCGGCGCGGCCAGCCTCCGTCTCCGGCCCCTTCGCCCTCGCCCCGGACCTCGCCCGCTGCTCCTTCGACCACACGCTCCGCCGAGAG GTTCAGAAATGTGTACAAGTTCTGCAGGATAAGCAAGAGCTTGCTGAAACTCAGAACGAGCTAGCTAAACTTCAGATTGTATATGAAGATCCTGCACAAAAGAGTGAAGGTACTGCCCCATCAGTTTTCATGGCCAGGGAAAATGATGGCAGTTTCCCAGGTGCAAAACACGAGCTTGCCATTGTCCTGCTGCACCAA TCTAGCCAGAGATCGCCCGCTGGACATCGCCCGAAGTCCCCGGACCTCGCCCGCTGCTCCTTCGACCACACGCTCCGCCGAGTG CTGTGGATACTGTGGCTAAACATTGAACTTGAGCTCCTTAACACGGAACACGGCCAACATTGGATCCAAGTATGGGAAGCAGATCAG GTGCTCTGCTCTTGCACATGTCTAGTGGCGTCTCCGGCGCAGTGGTGCTTCTTGAGGTGA